A genomic window from Yoonia rosea includes:
- a CDS encoding FkbM family methyltransferase, which produces MLSKKINATCVRSIQSIKRLLRPPLHRIECVMPLRVLGTDYGGWPVIEDSLSSESCVYSFGVGQDISFDLALIAEYGCKVAAFDPTPRSMTWVESQNTPELFQFYPVGLSDANQVLSFYAPIQEDFVSYSVSKRTDNQERVELPVKPLDEIMSDLDDTKIDFLKMDIEGSEYPAITDMINKQIFPAQLCVEFHHGMFGHTKDQTRDAVTALKNVGYRIHYVSSGGREYGFHRPA; this is translated from the coding sequence ATGTTATCAAAAAAAATAAACGCAACCTGCGTGCGATCTATCCAGAGCATCAAGAGACTGTTGCGCCCCCCCTTGCACCGCATAGAATGCGTCATGCCCTTGCGTGTTCTTGGGACAGATTATGGAGGGTGGCCTGTCATTGAAGACAGTCTCTCGTCAGAAAGCTGTGTTTATAGCTTTGGGGTTGGTCAGGACATCAGCTTCGATCTTGCACTGATCGCGGAATACGGCTGCAAGGTTGCGGCCTTTGATCCCACACCGCGATCCATGACCTGGGTTGAGAGCCAAAATACGCCGGAGCTGTTTCAATTTTATCCGGTAGGCCTTTCCGATGCCAATCAGGTTCTGTCGTTCTATGCGCCGATCCAAGAGGATTTCGTATCCTATAGCGTCTCCAAGCGGACAGATAATCAAGAGCGCGTAGAACTTCCTGTCAAACCACTTGATGAGATCATGTCGGACTTGGACGATACGAAAATCGACTTCCTGAAGATGGATATCGAGGGTTCTGAGTATCCTGCAATCACCGATATGATCAACAAACAGATCTTTCCCGCGCAGCTTTGTGTCGAGTTTCATCATGGTATGTTCGGCCACACCAAGGATCAAACCCGAGATGCGGTCACGGCGCTGAAGAACGTCGGCTACCGCATTCACTATGTTTCAAGCGGAGGGCGCGAGTATGGGTTTCATCGTCCCGCTTGA
- a CDS encoding lipopolysaccharide biosynthesis protein, producing MIPRVPSASGAISAAVVSQATGSLVSFVFTFQLLHILTPREFGLFGMGFALVMIITGFWQGFFITQYIVLAPKEGPAKFPGQVYATMSLVSLATLAAFVAIAAVLQSFLGLGLMALAIGVSAIAFSYKEFHIRHAFSTGRGKQAMLINAVMGAGLLGFMAFQAMIDAEITADLAFVVFAAITGLAAIVGHSVSGLTLFSQTRGDIIETFRKLSVGGKWAVATNLIASFRNNAHIIFLAGLLGPVAVAQVNAARLFVSPPLLLIAALANVILPDFARKLHDAGPAELLRSIGKTGTALFAVVVTYAGALVLAWPYLEPVLVGEQYQGLLPLVATWCVFAAILMIRSVLEWGVQAQRRFAFMTKVSMGLTLLTLLTAWQLTVALGPIGAVAALILTELVMAGAWWLKTKSTLVSST from the coding sequence ATGATCCCACGCGTTCCATCAGCATCCGGTGCTATCTCTGCAGCGGTCGTCAGTCAGGCGACCGGAAGTCTGGTCAGTTTCGTCTTTACGTTCCAGCTTCTCCACATCCTGACACCACGTGAATTCGGGCTTTTCGGGATGGGCTTTGCTTTGGTGATGATCATCACCGGGTTCTGGCAAGGGTTCTTTATCACGCAATATATTGTCCTTGCCCCCAAGGAAGGCCCCGCAAAGTTCCCCGGACAGGTCTATGCCACGATGTCGTTGGTTTCACTCGCGACGCTCGCGGCATTTGTTGCCATTGCCGCAGTGCTGCAATCCTTTCTTGGACTGGGGCTGATGGCTTTGGCGATCGGCGTCTCGGCAATCGCCTTTTCGTATAAAGAGTTTCATATCCGCCACGCATTCAGCACAGGACGCGGCAAGCAAGCGATGCTGATCAACGCCGTGATGGGCGCAGGGTTGCTCGGATTTATGGCCTTTCAGGCGATGATCGATGCGGAAATCACCGCTGATCTTGCCTTCGTTGTCTTTGCGGCAATCACCGGTCTCGCAGCGATCGTCGGACACAGCGTCTCTGGTCTTACGCTGTTCAGCCAGACGCGTGGTGACATTATTGAAACGTTCAGAAAGCTGAGCGTCGGTGGAAAATGGGCTGTTGCGACCAACCTGATCGCATCATTTCGCAACAATGCGCACATTATTTTCCTTGCGGGTCTGCTCGGACCTGTCGCCGTGGCGCAGGTGAATGCAGCACGGCTTTTTGTTTCACCGCCCTTGTTGCTCATTGCAGCATTGGCCAACGTGATTTTACCAGATTTTGCGCGCAAGCTTCATGACGCCGGGCCAGCAGAGTTGCTGCGGTCGATTGGCAAAACTGGCACCGCGTTGTTTGCGGTTGTGGTCACCTATGCAGGCGCGCTCGTACTGGCTTGGCCATATTTGGAGCCTGTTCTGGTCGGCGAGCAGTATCAGGGATTGCTCCCCTTGGTGGCAACTTGGTGTGTCTTCGCCGCTATTCTGATGATCCGCAGCGTGCTTGAATGGGGTGTACAAGCCCAGCGCCGCTTTGCCTTCATGACCAAAGTATCCATGGGCCTCACGTTGCTGACACTGCTGACAGCATGGCAACTGACAGTGGCCCTTGGCCCCATCGGAGCCGTTGCTGCGCTCATCCTGACAGAGTTGGTGATGGCGGGTGCATGGTGGTTGAAAACTAAATCTACTTTAGTGTCGAGTACCTAG
- a CDS encoding O-antigen ligase family protein: MKLTSVDGSTRQNGHFKLKLKLPYIVIFFCFALLGLPISATIPEPPSTIRDLVVEETTPELLEYLVWGALYTFSAIVILKYLRALRTIWFVFALLPTFYYAASIFLSSYVNSPATEALQLFGSTALAAIVAKSLVNNFSATIQLIHRATFLNLLLNLVFIGLAPDQTIGDDGRWSSLVGNPNYLASLALLNVFLLMVLSVSGAAKSKFTILFMIVPIAIFIGTRSATSSAALIVVFSLFVFFSLRRFDHASTATIQGGLLLALILVIVSLNFWFTLFLEVLGKDITLTGRTAIWSASLTTLPGHFLFGHGVNVTTFDVGVTNWPTHFHNGALHLIMSVGMVGLIVFLLPLLAGLVAAKNLRNRPQRFFILGSIIIFLLFNTTEVSIFAWRHPIWLLYLSAILSIAFLRVRLLK, encoded by the coding sequence ATGAAATTGACTTCAGTAGATGGATCAACACGGCAAAACGGGCACTTCAAACTGAAGCTGAAACTCCCCTATATCGTTATCTTCTTTTGTTTCGCGCTACTTGGATTACCAATTTCCGCCACTATCCCTGAACCACCCAGCACTATCCGCGACTTGGTAGTGGAAGAGACAACACCAGAACTGCTTGAGTATCTCGTATGGGGGGCGCTCTACACCTTTTCAGCCATTGTCATCTTGAAATATCTTCGGGCACTACGGACTATTTGGTTCGTCTTCGCACTACTCCCAACATTCTACTATGCGGCATCCATATTTCTGAGTAGCTACGTCAACTCGCCAGCGACAGAAGCGCTCCAATTGTTTGGCTCAACAGCCTTGGCCGCGATCGTCGCAAAAAGCTTAGTGAACAATTTTTCGGCTACAATTCAACTGATCCACCGTGCCACATTTTTGAATTTGTTATTGAATTTGGTGTTTATCGGTCTTGCGCCGGACCAGACCATTGGTGACGATGGTCGTTGGTCGTCGCTTGTGGGAAACCCCAATTATCTTGCTAGTCTTGCGCTCTTGAACGTCTTCCTTCTGATGGTACTCTCGGTTTCCGGGGCGGCCAAAAGCAAATTTACAATTCTCTTTATGATCGTCCCAATTGCGATATTCATCGGAACCAGAAGTGCAACATCTAGCGCTGCACTCATCGTAGTTTTCTCTCTATTTGTGTTCTTCTCGTTAAGGCGCTTTGATCATGCGAGTACAGCAACAATCCAAGGAGGACTGCTCTTGGCGCTCATTCTTGTGATTGTTAGCCTAAACTTTTGGTTCACATTATTTCTAGAGGTTTTGGGTAAGGACATCACCCTAACGGGTAGAACAGCCATTTGGAGCGCCTCTCTCACAACACTACCCGGGCACTTCTTGTTTGGACATGGCGTCAACGTCACAACGTTTGACGTTGGCGTAACGAATTGGCCGACGCATTTCCATAACGGAGCGCTACATCTCATAATGTCTGTTGGCATGGTTGGCTTGATAGTCTTCTTATTACCACTTCTGGCGGGTCTGGTTGCCGCCAAGAACCTGAGAAACAGACCGCAAAGGTTCTTCATTTTGGGAAGCATAATCATCTTCCTTTTATTCAACACGACTGAGGTGAGCATTTTTGCTTGGAGGCATCCAATCTGGCTTCTGTATCTATCTGCAATCCTTTCGATTGCATTTCTCAGGGTCCGTTTGTTGAAATGA
- a CDS encoding ABC transporter ATP-binding protein has protein sequence MLDDKPVETLLEVNNIEVIYNHVILVLKGVSLTVPKGGITALLGGNGAGKTTTLKAISNLLHSERGEVTKGAITYRGEPVQDLSPEALVKRGVVQVMEGRHCFEHLTIEENLLTGAYTRSDGGAAVQADLEMVYNYFPRLRERRKSQAGYTSGGEQQMCAIGRALMSRPETILLDEPSMGLAPQLVEEIFGIVKSLNENEGVSFLLAEQNTNVALRFAHRGYILESGRVVMEGPAAELRENPDVKEFYLGLSDEGRKSFRDVRSYRRRKRWLA, from the coding sequence ATGTTGGATGACAAACCGGTTGAGACCCTGCTTGAGGTCAACAACATCGAAGTGATCTACAATCACGTGATCCTTGTGCTGAAAGGCGTGTCCCTGACCGTGCCTAAAGGCGGCATTACGGCCCTTCTGGGCGGCAATGGCGCGGGCAAGACCACAACGCTCAAGGCGATCTCCAACCTGCTGCATTCCGAACGCGGCGAGGTGACCAAAGGCGCAATCACCTATCGCGGTGAACCTGTGCAAGACCTGTCGCCCGAGGCGCTGGTCAAGCGCGGCGTTGTGCAGGTCATGGAAGGCCGCCATTGCTTTGAGCACCTGACCATTGAAGAGAACCTGCTGACGGGCGCCTATACGCGCAGCGATGGCGGTGCGGCCGTGCAGGCCGACCTTGAGATGGTCTACAACTATTTCCCGCGCCTGCGCGAGCGGCGCAAATCACAGGCTGGCTATACCTCGGGTGGTGAACAACAGATGTGCGCGATTGGCCGCGCCCTGATGTCCCGCCCCGAGACGATCCTGCTGGATGAACCCTCAATGGGGCTTGCACCGCAACTGGTCGAAGAGATTTTCGGGATCGTGAAATCCCTCAATGAAAACGAGGGCGTGTCCTTTCTGCTGGCAGAGCAGAACACGAACGTGGCCCTGCGGTTCGCCCATCGCGGCTATATTCTGGAATCCGGGCGCGTTGTGATGGAAGGCCCCGCGGCAGAGTTGCGCGAAAACCCCGACGTGAAAGAGTTTTATCTGGGCCTCTCTGACGAGGGGCGTAAATCATTCCGTGATGTGCGCAGTTACCGGCGGCGCAAAAGGTGGTTGGCATGA
- a CDS encoding glycosyltransferase family 4 protein produces MNKAITPTVSIIQRRLTHYRVPFFVALRESLAEAGIKLRLLHGQGTSQETAKADEGNISWAEPLETRYLAGERLCWQPFAKQVAGSALVIVTQENALLANHLALIKRPAPRLAFWGHGANFQGNSQSLRERYKRWSTGRVDWYFGYTRKSVELVKAAGFDEARITQLDNAVDTDALKRDLAAVKTSDIDKLRMHFGLETGPTALFLGSLYGHKRLDFLIAAAAELRAQIPGFQLLIAGDGPQRAKVESAASKYHWIHPCGALKGMDKACVMRLAKINMNPGLVGLGLLDSFAAALPLVTTDCGLHSPEIAYLDARNGVISPDNLEAYVAACKALLTDDDAHQQLANGCRIAAERYTLSNMVRNFTHGVVQALELPR; encoded by the coding sequence ATGAACAAAGCCATCACGCCAACAGTCTCGATCATTCAGCGTCGGCTGACCCATTACCGGGTTCCGTTTTTTGTTGCCTTGCGCGAAAGCCTCGCGGAGGCTGGGATCAAGCTCCGCCTGTTGCACGGACAAGGCACGTCGCAAGAGACCGCCAAGGCCGATGAGGGAAATATCTCATGGGCAGAGCCACTGGAGACCCGCTATTTGGCGGGTGAGCGACTTTGTTGGCAGCCCTTTGCAAAGCAGGTCGCCGGGAGTGCCTTGGTGATTGTGACACAGGAAAATGCCCTGCTGGCGAACCATCTCGCGCTTATCAAGCGACCGGCACCCAGATTGGCGTTCTGGGGGCATGGTGCGAATTTTCAGGGAAACAGCCAGTCCCTGCGTGAGCGCTACAAACGGTGGAGCACAGGCCGCGTGGATTGGTACTTTGGATATACGCGCAAGAGTGTCGAACTGGTCAAGGCAGCTGGATTTGACGAGGCGCGCATCACCCAGCTGGATAATGCCGTCGACACAGACGCGCTCAAGCGTGATCTTGCGGCGGTCAAGACAAGCGATATTGATAAGCTGCGGATGCATTTCGGGCTGGAGACCGGACCGACAGCATTGTTCCTGGGATCACTTTACGGGCACAAGAGGCTCGACTTTCTGATCGCCGCCGCCGCAGAGTTGCGTGCGCAAATTCCCGGCTTTCAGCTTCTTATTGCGGGTGACGGGCCGCAGCGCGCAAAGGTCGAAAGTGCTGCATCAAAGTACCACTGGATACACCCGTGTGGCGCCCTGAAAGGCATGGATAAGGCCTGCGTTATGAGGCTTGCAAAGATCAACATGAACCCGGGTCTCGTCGGGTTGGGCCTTCTTGACAGCTTTGCGGCCGCGTTGCCCCTTGTGACGACAGACTGCGGTTTACACAGCCCCGAGATCGCCTATCTGGACGCGCGCAATGGCGTCATCTCACCAGACAATCTGGAGGCCTATGTCGCTGCTTGCAAAGCTCTTTTGACCGATGACGACGCGCATCAGCAATTGGCAAACGGATGCCGGATTGCGGCGGAACGGTACACACTTTCCAACATGGTGCGGAATTTTACGCATGGTGTGGTGCAAGCACTGGAATTACCGCGTTGA
- a CDS encoding class I SAM-dependent methyltransferase, with product MKDIFILPSLRELYSRPYDQSMREWRRLGAIDKAAHILDLMSRNDAAKVGQVLEVGCGTGDVMRELARRGFGQDISGVEIGSERSQQQSEKINGRSVAIEGYDGQTLPFTAGSFDFVYATQVLEHVLHERQFLYELRRVSKGLVYVELPLELFARTRISNLQNSLSLAGHIKAYSLESFLLKLETSGLKVLHHQLNDHSPEIFAFQNGSIVAKVKRRVRGLALKFVPGLAQRLFTYHCGALYTAALKMNIC from the coding sequence ATGAAAGACATCTTCATTTTGCCATCGCTGCGGGAGCTTTATTCTCGGCCATATGATCAGTCCATGAGAGAGTGGCGCCGCCTCGGCGCGATCGACAAAGCCGCCCACATTCTGGATCTCATGTCCCGCAATGATGCGGCAAAGGTTGGCCAAGTTCTGGAAGTTGGGTGTGGCACCGGCGATGTCATGAGGGAACTTGCGCGCCGCGGCTTTGGCCAGGACATTTCAGGCGTTGAGATTGGTAGCGAACGTTCACAGCAGCAATCTGAGAAGATCAACGGACGATCCGTCGCGATTGAAGGATACGATGGGCAAACGCTTCCCTTTACCGCAGGAAGCTTTGACTTTGTTTACGCAACTCAAGTGTTGGAACACGTTCTTCATGAGCGGCAATTTTTGTACGAGCTACGACGCGTCTCCAAAGGGCTCGTCTATGTTGAATTGCCTTTGGAACTTTTCGCGAGAACCAGGATTTCAAACCTCCAGAATTCTCTGAGCCTCGCTGGTCACATCAAAGCGTACTCTCTTGAGTCTTTCTTGCTGAAATTAGAGACATCCGGTCTCAAAGTGCTGCATCACCAGCTGAATGATCATTCACCTGAAATCTTTGCCTTTCAAAACGGATCCATTGTCGCAAAGGTAAAGCGGCGCGTGCGTGGGTTGGCGCTCAAATTCGTGCCCGGTCTGGCCCAACGTCTCTTCACCTACCACTGCGGCGCGCTCTATACTGCAGCGCTCAAGATGAACATCTGCTGA
- a CDS encoding branched-chain amino acid ABC transporter permease, translating into MLYREAGDFKTSYQEDSQTFPIAFDRYRYWAVLAFAFLVVPFVINDYWANAILVPFLIYAIAAIGLNILTGYCGQVSLGTGGFMAVGAYACYKLMTSFPDVSIVIHIILSGGITAAVGAAFGLPSLRIKGFYLAVATLAAQFFLVWLFNKVSWFYNYSASGQINAPERTVFGVPVTGPNTEAWAQYLICLVFVTACAIIARNLTRGSLGRTWMSIRDMDIAAEIIGVNPLKAKLTAFAVSSFFIGIAGALFFAVYLGAVEVGEAFGIQKSFLVLFMIIIGGLGSIFGSFAGAAFLVVLPVVLKLIGVDLLGWPTDLVAHFQLVIVGALIMFFLIKEPHGLAQLWRLAKEKLRLWPFPY; encoded by the coding sequence ATGCTTTATCGTGAGGCCGGAGATTTCAAGACGTCCTATCAGGAAGACAGCCAGACCTTCCCGATTGCCTTTGACCGGTACCGGTATTGGGCCGTCTTGGCCTTTGCCTTTCTGGTCGTCCCCTTCGTGATCAACGACTATTGGGCCAATGCCATTCTGGTGCCCTTTCTGATCTACGCGATTGCCGCGATCGGGCTGAATATCCTGACGGGCTATTGCGGACAGGTCAGCCTTGGGACCGGCGGTTTTATGGCCGTGGGGGCCTATGCCTGCTACAAGCTGATGACCTCTTTTCCCGATGTCAGCATCGTCATTCACATCATTCTGTCAGGCGGGATCACCGCGGCGGTCGGTGCGGCCTTTGGCCTGCCCTCTTTGCGGATCAAGGGGTTTTATCTGGCTGTGGCCACGCTCGCGGCACAGTTCTTTCTGGTCTGGCTCTTCAACAAGGTGAGCTGGTTCTACAACTATTCCGCCTCGGGCCAGATCAACGCGCCGGAACGCACCGTCTTTGGCGTGCCTGTCACAGGTCCCAATACCGAAGCCTGGGCGCAATACCTGATCTGTCTGGTTTTCGTGACCGCCTGCGCCATCATCGCACGCAATCTGACACGCGGGTCATTGGGGCGCACATGGATGTCGATCCGCGATATGGATATCGCCGCCGAGATCATCGGGGTGAACCCGCTCAAGGCCAAGCTGACAGCTTTTGCCGTGTCGTCGTTCTTTATCGGGATCGCCGGCGCGCTGTTCTTTGCCGTCTATCTGGGCGCTGTCGAAGTGGGCGAAGCCTTTGGCATCCAGAAATCATTCCTTGTGCTCTTCATGATCATTATCGGCGGTCTTGGGTCAATCTTCGGCAGCTTTGCAGGGGCCGCGTTTCTGGTGGTCCTGCCTGTTGTGCTGAAACTGATCGGTGTCGACCTTTTGGGCTGGCCCACCGATCTGGTGGCGCATTTCCAACTGGTGATCGTGGGCGCGTTGATCATGTTCTTTTTGATCAAGGAACCCCACGGGCTGGCCCAGCTATGGCGGCTGGCCAAAGAGAAACTGCGGCTTTGGCCGTTCCCTTATTAA
- a CDS encoding phenylacetate--CoA ligase family protein, producing the protein MSMDALETRTQDAREAAQLKAAQEIFPDAGLTSLADLARLPVMRKDALCRGQAENPPFGAVPARNVSHIFQSPGPIYEPGSTRPDFWRMGRFLAAMGFDASDVAQNTFAYHFTPAGMMFESAARAIGMVVFPAGPGQTMQQAEVAAAIGTTAYIGTPDYLATILAKGDEMGLDLSRITKAAVSAGPLFPQIRAAYEARGILCRQCYGTADAGLIAYESAESTDGMIVDEDVIVEIVTPGTGDPVATGEIGEVLVTVLNPDYPLLRFATGDLSAILPGQSPCGRTNTRIVGWRGRADQATKVKGMFIRPEQVATLVARHADVAKARVEVHRGASGDEITVQLETDATDPAAFQVSVSEILKLRAKIDLVAIGALPRDGVVVSDQRPALEQAVAGA; encoded by the coding sequence ATGAGCATGGACGCATTGGAAACCCGCACGCAGGACGCAAGAGAGGCCGCGCAGCTCAAAGCGGCGCAAGAGATTTTTCCGGATGCGGGCCTTACCTCTTTGGCGGATCTGGCGCGTCTGCCGGTCATGCGCAAAGACGCGCTCTGCCGTGGGCAGGCCGAAAACCCGCCTTTCGGCGCAGTCCCTGCCCGCAACGTCAGCCACATCTTCCAGTCCCCGGGGCCGATCTATGAACCGGGCAGCACACGGCCGGATTTCTGGCGCATGGGGCGGTTTTTGGCCGCTATGGGGTTTGATGCATCGGACGTGGCCCAGAACACATTTGCCTATCATTTTACGCCTGCGGGCATGATGTTTGAAAGCGCCGCACGCGCCATCGGCATGGTGGTCTTCCCCGCAGGCCCGGGCCAGACCATGCAACAAGCCGAAGTCGCCGCCGCGATTGGCACGACCGCCTATATCGGGACGCCGGATTATCTGGCCACGATCCTCGCCAAAGGTGACGAGATGGGGCTTGATCTGAGCCGGATCACGAAGGCGGCTGTGTCAGCGGGCCCGCTGTTTCCCCAGATCCGCGCCGCCTATGAAGCGCGCGGCATCCTTTGCCGCCAATGCTATGGCACCGCCGATGCCGGGCTGATCGCCTACGAGTCCGCCGAAAGCACCGATGGCATGATCGTGGACGAAGACGTCATCGTCGAGATCGTCACACCCGGCACCGGTGATCCTGTGGCGACGGGCGAGATTGGCGAAGTTCTGGTCACCGTCCTGAACCCCGATTACCCGCTTTTGCGGTTCGCGACCGGTGATCTCAGCGCAATATTGCCCGGGCAAAGCCCCTGCGGGCGCACCAATACACGCATCGTCGGCTGGCGCGGGCGGGCGGATCAGGCGACCAAAGTCAAAGGCATGTTCATCCGTCCCGAACAGGTGGCGACCCTGGTTGCACGCCATGCAGATGTGGCCAAGGCCCGTGTCGAGGTGCACCGCGGTGCGAGCGGTGACGAGATCACCGTTCAGCTGGAAACCGACGCAACCGATCCGGCCGCATTTCAGGTGTCAGTCTCTGAAATCCTGAAACTGCGCGCCAAAATCGATCTTGTCGCCATCGGTGCCCTGCCCCGCGACGGCGTTGTCGTCTCCGATCAACGCCCCGCACTCGAGCAGGCGGTCGCAGGCGCCTAG
- a CDS encoding winged helix-turn-helix transcriptional regulator encodes MEAPARQELSDWAELGFRIMRALQPNPKLSQRDLAREVGISLGGVNSGLKVLIDRGCITVETFRTSNKTRYAYVLTSEGLAEKRGLQDEVCTENSDKQRWFVLSRIGTLF; translated from the coding sequence GTGGAAGCACCTGCAAGGCAAGAACTGAGTGATTGGGCGGAATTAGGTTTCCGCATCATGCGCGCACTTCAACCGAACCCCAAGTTGTCCCAGCGCGATCTGGCGCGCGAAGTTGGTATTAGTTTGGGTGGTGTAAATTCCGGCCTCAAAGTTCTGATCGACCGGGGTTGTATCACGGTTGAAACCTTCCGCACCTCAAACAAAACACGCTATGCATATGTGCTCACATCTGAAGGTCTGGCCGAGAAAAGGGGGCTGCAAGATGAAGTGTGTACTGAGAACAGCGATAAACAGCGCTGGTTTGTGTTATCGCGGATTGGGACACTTTTTTGA
- a CDS encoding ABC transporter substrate-binding protein, translated as MKLKQLAVMAVTATLAAGVASAELVIPDLSYRTGPYAAGGTPFSDGYQDYFNMLNARDGGIGGESIRILECETGYNTEKGVECYEATKGEGALIYQPLSTGITYQLIPKATADGIPIHTMGYGRTSAANGEVFNWVFNYPANYWDAASVMVNYLLEENSGDLSGKKIALIYHNSAYGKEPIRTLEELSAMHGFEFTQLAVDHPGQEQKSQWLQIRRERPDYVLMWGWGVMNQVAVQEAANIGFPMENFIGNWWAGAEHDVTPAGAAANGYKSLNMNRIDANLPVFDDIRTLVHDAGNAAGDGSNMGSVLYTRGMYAAMLAAEAIAKAQEIHGVSAVTPAMVRDGMEALEITDARMEELGMARVGPAFSVSCQNHGGSGLGIVQQWDATAGNWVALTDYIAPDMSVIQPLVAEDSAAFAAEAGIEPGCL; from the coding sequence ATGAAACTGAAACAACTGGCCGTAATGGCCGTGACCGCAACACTCGCCGCAGGCGTGGCCAGCGCGGAACTGGTGATCCCTGATCTGAGCTACCGCACCGGCCCTTATGCGGCAGGTGGTACGCCGTTCTCGGATGGCTATCAGGATTATTTCAACATGCTGAACGCCCGTGACGGCGGGATCGGCGGCGAAAGCATCCGCATTCTCGAATGCGAAACCGGCTATAACACCGAAAAAGGTGTGGAATGCTATGAAGCCACCAAGGGCGAAGGCGCGTTGATCTATCAACCGCTGTCCACTGGTATCACCTATCAGCTGATCCCCAAAGCGACCGCCGACGGCATCCCGATCCACACGATGGGCTATGGCCGCACATCTGCTGCCAATGGTGAGGTGTTCAACTGGGTGTTCAACTACCCTGCGAACTATTGGGATGCCGCATCGGTGATGGTGAACTACCTTCTGGAGGAGAATAGTGGCGATCTGTCGGGCAAAAAGATTGCGCTGATCTACCACAACTCTGCCTACGGCAAGGAACCGATCCGCACACTCGAAGAGCTGTCGGCAATGCACGGCTTTGAATTCACCCAACTGGCTGTTGACCACCCCGGACAAGAGCAGAAATCACAGTGGCTGCAAATCCGCCGTGAACGCCCTGACTATGTCCTGATGTGGGGCTGGGGCGTGATGAACCAGGTTGCCGTGCAGGAAGCCGCCAACATCGGTTTCCCGATGGAAAACTTTATCGGTAACTGGTGGGCCGGTGCTGAACATGACGTTACCCCTGCAGGGGCTGCGGCAAACGGCTATAAGTCACTGAACATGAACCGGATCGACGCCAACCTGCCTGTCTTTGATGACATCCGCACATTGGTCCACGACGCGGGTAATGCGGCCGGTGACGGCTCGAACATGGGATCAGTGCTTTATACGCGGGGCATGTACGCCGCGATGCTGGCCGCCGAAGCCATCGCCAAAGCGCAGGAAATTCACGGCGTGTCCGCTGTGACCCCTGCGATGGTGCGTGACGGGATGGAAGCGCTGGAAATCACCGATGCGCGCATGGAAGAACTGGGCATGGCCCGTGTCGGTCCTGCGTTCAGTGTGAGCTGCCAGAACCATGGCGGGTCCGGTCTGGGGATTGTACAGCAGTGGGATGCAACTGCTGGCAACTGGGTTGCCCTGACCGACTATATCGCGCCCGATATGAGCGTGATCCAGCCTTTGGTTGCCGAAGACTCTGCTGCATTCGCGGCCGAGGCCGGGATCGAGCCGGGCTGCCTCTGA